The genomic DNA GGTTGCCTTCATTCATCAAACCGAGCGCCCAATCAATAGTTGCATCTTGCCCCAAGTTGCCACGGCGGCTCATATAGGTTGACAGGTGTTTGCCTAGACGGTCAATAGCTGCAAACTTAATCTGACTGCCTGCAAGAGCAATCACTTCTACGGCAATGTTGGCAGAGGTTTCTACTGCGCCATCTCCCAAACTTTCAAAGCGTTCCAGGTAGTTGAGCTTACTGTTTTTTCCAGCGATGATCAGGACGCGCTTGTTAAAAGGTACAGAGCTTGTGCTATCCTGATAAAAAATCCCTTCCACAGGTTGATCAATCTCAACATTATCAGGCACATACAAAACGGCAGAAGCATTAAAATACGCTGCGTTGTATGCCGCAAGTTTATGCTCATCAAATGCGATGGCCGCTCCCAAATACTGCTCTAGGATATGCGGAATCACTTCAAGCGCTGAGGCAAAATCAGTAAAGACAACACCTTGTTCTGCCAAGTTTGCCGGCAGCTGCTCCAAAAGCGTTTGGCTGCCAACCTGAACCAACTTGGGATTATCTCCCAGAGCTGTAAAATCTGGAACAGTTGATACGGCTCCATTTTCTGAGATGGTGCCATCTCCTAAATTCCAGCGATGAAACTTGACCCGCTCAATAACAGGCAACTCCAGTTGGTCTATTTGCTCAAAAGCGTTGAGGCGTCGTTCAGTCAGCCAAGCAGGCTCTGCTTGGAGCTGCGAAAATGTTTGAATCTGTTCTTTGGTCATCTTCTATCCTCCAAAGACTAGGCTTCTTCTTTTTCTTCGTAGTCAATTCCTAGCTCAGCTGCTACATTGACATAGCCTTCTTTTTCAAGACGGACTGCTAATTCTGGGCCACCTGACAAGACCACACGGCCTTCCATCATAACATGCACCACATCTGGGGTAATATAGTTGAGGAGGCGTTGGTAGTGGGTGATAATCATAGCGCCAAAGCCCTCACCGCGCATCGCATTGATCCCCTTTGAAACAACTTTAAGGGCATCAATATCCAAACCAGAGTCAATTTCGTCCAAGAGAGCAAAAGTCGGCTCCAACATCAACAATTGCAGAATTTC from Streptococcus oriscaviae includes the following:
- the sufD gene encoding Fe-S cluster assembly protein SufD, translating into MTKEQIQTFSQLQAEPAWLTERRLNAFEQIDQLELPVIERVKFHRWNLGDGTISENGAVSTVPDFTALGDNPKLVQVGSQTLLEQLPANLAEQGVVFTDFASALEVIPHILEQYLGAAIAFDEHKLAAYNAAYFNASAVLYVPDNVEIDQPVEGIFYQDSTSSVPFNKRVLIIAGKNSKLNYLERFESLGDGAVETSANIAVEVIALAGSQIKFAAIDRLGKHLSTYMSRRGNLGQDATIDWALGLMNEGNLVADFDSDLKGNGSHANLKVVALSSGRQVQGVDTRVTNYGHNSVGHILQHGVILERGTLTFNGIGHIIRGAKGADAQQESRVLMLSDKARSDANPILLIDENEVTAGHAASIGQVDPEDMYYLMSRGLDLATAERLVIRGFLGSVITEIPVKEVREELIAVIEEKLAKR